From Staphylococcus sp. M0911, a single genomic window includes:
- the treP gene encoding PTS system trehalose-specific EIIBC component, giving the protein MAVKKQDVKAIVDAIGGKENLDTATHCVTRLRLVLKDDNKVDKDALSDNPLVKGQFKADHQYQIVIGPGTVDEVYKQFVAETGAEEASKDDAKQAAAKKGNPIQRLIKLLGDIFIPILPAIVTAGLLMGINNILTMEGLFGPKKLIDMYPQIADISNIINVIASTAFIFLPALIGWSSMRVFGGSPILGLVLGLILMHPQLVSQYDIGKGHIPTWNLFGLEIKQLNYQGQVLPVLLATYVLAQLEKVLNKVVHDSIKMLVVGPVALLITGFLAFIVIGPIALILGTGITNGVTYVFEHAGWLGGALYGLLYAPLVITGLHHMFLAVDFQLMGSSLGGTYLWPILAISNICQGSAAFGAWIVYKRKKMVKEEGLAFTSGISGVLGVTEPALFGVNLPLKYPFIAAILTSSVLGAFIGAHKVLGSVGVGGWPAFISIKSEFWWIYLPATLIATIVPAVLTIVFSRFSNQKAKKMVDTSNS; this is encoded by the coding sequence ATGGCTGTAAAAAAACAAGATGTAAAAGCCATTGTAGATGCAATTGGGGGGAAGGAGAACCTAGATACTGCGACACACTGTGTAACAAGACTACGGTTAGTATTAAAAGATGATAATAAAGTAGATAAAGATGCGTTGAGTGATAATCCATTAGTAAAAGGACAATTCAAAGCAGATCATCAGTATCAAATTGTTATTGGGCCGGGAACGGTAGATGAAGTTTATAAACAATTTGTAGCAGAAACAGGAGCAGAAGAAGCTTCAAAAGACGACGCTAAACAAGCTGCAGCTAAAAAAGGGAATCCAATTCAAAGATTGATTAAATTATTGGGGGATATATTTATACCAATCTTACCAGCGATTGTAACAGCTGGGTTATTAATGGGGATCAATAACATTTTAACTATGGAAGGGTTATTTGGTCCTAAAAAGTTAATAGACATGTACCCACAAATTGCGGACATTTCAAATATAATTAATGTCATCGCAAGTACCGCTTTCATTTTCTTACCTGCTTTAATTGGTTGGAGTAGTATGCGTGTATTTGGAGGAAGTCCAATTTTAGGATTGGTTTTAGGGCTTATCTTAATGCATCCGCAACTTGTATCACAATATGATATTGGTAAAGGGCATATACCAACTTGGAATTTATTTGGCTTAGAAATTAAGCAGCTTAATTATCAAGGACAAGTTTTACCAGTATTATTAGCAACATATGTGTTAGCTCAATTAGAGAAAGTACTAAACAAAGTTGTACATGATTCTATTAAGATGCTCGTAGTTGGACCGGTAGCATTGTTGATTACAGGTTTCTTAGCGTTTATAGTTATAGGACCTATTGCCTTAATATTAGGCACAGGCATTACAAATGGCGTGACTTATGTATTTGAACATGCAGGCTGGTTAGGTGGCGCGTTATATGGTTTATTATATGCACCACTTGTAATAACAGGTTTACATCACATGTTCTTAGCCGTTGATTTCCAATTAATGGGTAGTAGTTTAGGCGGTACATATTTATGGCCAATTCTAGCGATTTCAAATATTTGCCAAGGTTCAGCGGCATTTGGTGCATGGATTGTCTATAAACGTAAGAAAATGGTTAAAGAAGAAGGACTTGCGTTTACTTCAGGTATTTCAGGTGTATTAGGCGTAACTGAACCAGCTTTATTTGGTGTGAACTTACCATTAAAATATCCTTTTATTGCGGCCATTCTAACTTCAAGTGTACTAGGTGCTTTCATTGGTGCTCACAAAGTATTAGGTAGTGTTGGTGTAGGTGGTTGGCCTGCATTTATCTCAATCAAAAGTGAATTTTGGTGGATCTATCTTCCAGCTACATTAATTGCGACAATTGTTCCAGCTGTGTTAACAATAGTATTTTCAAGATTTAGTAATCAAAAAGCTAAAAAGATGGTCGACACATCTAATTCATAA
- a CDS encoding glutamate synthase subunit beta, producing the protein MGEFKGFMKYEKQALAELSLIDRLSNHHAFQQRFTKEDASTQGARCMDCGTPFCQSGLSYGFETIGCPIGNYIPEWNDLVYRGDFKAAYDRLSETNNFPEFTGRVCPAPCEQSCVMKINRNSVAIKGIERTIIDEAYENGWVKPKYPEADRGQSVAIVGSGPAGLTAADELNHRGYKVTVYERAKEPGGLLMYGIPNMKLDKDVVRRRIKLMKEAGIQFKTGIEIGVDISREDLESTYDAIILCTGSQNARDLPLEGRMGYGIHFAMDYLTEQTRFLTGEIDEVTISAKDKNVIIIGAGDTGADCVATALRENCKSIVQFNKFTKLPEEITFETNTSWPLALPVFKMDYAHKECEAKFGKEPRAYGVQTMRYDVDDTGKVRGLYTQILRETEDGTVMEDGPERFWPADLVILSIGFIGTEITIPQSFGIKTERNKIVANDKDFRTNHSKIFAAGDARRGPSLVVWAIKEGRAVADAVETYLNQEILV; encoded by the coding sequence ATGGGCGAATTTAAAGGGTTTATGAAATATGAAAAGCAAGCATTAGCAGAATTGTCTTTGATTGATCGTCTTTCAAATCATCATGCATTTCAACAACGTTTTACAAAGGAAGATGCATCTACTCAAGGGGCGAGATGTATGGACTGCGGTACACCTTTTTGTCAAAGTGGATTATCCTATGGTTTTGAAACGATAGGATGCCCCATCGGCAACTATATTCCGGAATGGAACGATTTAGTTTATCGAGGAGATTTTAAAGCAGCATACGATAGACTTAGTGAAACGAACAATTTTCCAGAATTTACTGGACGTGTATGTCCAGCACCATGCGAACAATCATGTGTGATGAAAATTAATCGGAATTCAGTAGCTATTAAAGGAATTGAACGTACAATTATTGATGAAGCATATGAAAATGGATGGGTTAAGCCAAAATATCCTGAAGCGGATAGAGGGCAAAGTGTTGCTATCGTAGGAAGTGGACCAGCTGGGTTGACAGCAGCTGATGAACTTAACCATAGAGGCTATAAGGTCACAGTATATGAACGAGCTAAGGAACCCGGTGGCTTATTGATGTATGGTATTCCTAACATGAAATTAGATAAAGATGTGGTAAGACGTCGTATTAAATTAATGAAAGAAGCTGGCATTCAGTTTAAAACTGGCATTGAAATTGGTGTCGATATCAGTCGTGAAGATTTAGAATCAACATATGATGCTATTATTTTATGCACAGGTTCACAGAATGCTAGAGATTTACCGTTAGAGGGACGTATGGGTTATGGTATTCACTTTGCAATGGATTATTTAACAGAACAAACACGATTTTTAACTGGTGAAATTGACGAAGTAACTATCTCAGCTAAAGATAAGAATGTCATTATTATTGGTGCAGGAGATACGGGGGCAGATTGCGTGGCAACAGCGTTGCGTGAAAATTGTAAATCCATTGTGCAGTTCAATAAGTTTACGAAACTTCCTGAAGAAATCACTTTTGAAACCAATACATCGTGGCCACTTGCCTTACCAGTATTCAAAATGGATTATGCACATAAAGAATGTGAAGCGAAATTTGGTAAAGAGCCACGTGCATATGGTGTTCAAACAATGAGATATGATGTGGACGATACTGGGAAAGTGAGAGGGCTTTATACACAAATATTAAGAGAGACTGAAGACGGTACGGTGATGGAAGATGGACCAGAACGATTTTGGCCAGCAGATTTAGTTATACTTTCCATTGGCTTTATAGGTACTGAAATCACCATTCCACAATCATTTGGTATTAAAACCGAACGAAACAAAATTGTGGCTAATGACAAAGACTTTAGAACGAATCATTCGAAGATCTTTGCTGCTGGGGATGCACGAAGAGGACCTAGTCTTGTTGTATGGGCTATTAAAGAAGGTAGAGCCGTAGCTGATGCAGTTGAAACGTATTTAAACCAAGAAATTCTAGTGTAA
- the gltB gene encoding glutamate synthase large subunit codes for MYNEKLKKGLYDYREEHDACGIGFYANMDNIRSHDVIEKSLEMLCRLDHRGGISADGMTGDGAGIMTEIPFKFFEQLHDLPLPNEGEYAVGLFFSKERVIGSKHETVLSHYFEGEGLGVIGYRDVPVNKEAVAQHVADTMPFIQQVFIDIRHAEDINKQLYLARKQIEYYAEQEGIELYFTSLSHKTIVYKGWLRSDQIKGLYLDLTHEAYQSKLGLVHSRFSTNTFPSWKRAHPNRLLMHNGEINTIKGNVNWMRARQNKLVHTLFGEDQHKIHRIVDEDGSDSSIVDNALEFLSLAMEPEKAAMLLIPEPWLYNKSNNKDVRSFYEFYSYLMEPWDGPTMISFCNGDKIGALTDRNGLRPGRYTITKDNFIVFSSEVGVIDVDESEVAFKGQLNPGKLLLVDFKKNKVVENNELKYEIASEHPYAEWLKTEKYEAHIDHVKYSSTEYDDETLFKLQRQFAYTKEEMNKYIVDLVLQKKDPIGAMGYDAPIAVLNDRPESLFNYFKQLFAQVTNPPIDAYREKIVTSEMSYLGGEGNLLKPDKAVLHRVQLKKPVLTEAQLEAIDTEKFKTTYVSTIYHDDLETSLKRLSDEVIQYVKNGSEIIVLDDSLLASESGFAMPMLLAMSHVHQCLIREGLRMETSLVAKSGETREVHHVACLLGYGANAIVPYLAQRTVEQLTNDGKLHGTVTSNVETYTNVLSEGVIKVMAKMGISTVQSYQGAQIFEAVGISQTVIDKYFTGTQSKISGINIQQIDEENKARQESHSDYLASGSTFQWRQQGQHHAYNPKTIFLLQHACRDNDYDLFKQYSDTVNQQRQDFIRHLLEFKTCKPIDISKVEPASEIVKRFNTGAMSYGSISAEAHETLAQAMNSLGGKSNSGEGGEDPLRYQPQKDGSNKISAIKQVASGRFGVTNDYLQHAKEIQIKVAQGAKPGEGGQLPGSKVYPWIAETRGSTPGIGLISPPPHHDIYSIEDLAQLIHDLKNANKEADIAVKLVSKTGVGTIASGVAKAFADKIVISGYDGGTGASPKTSIQHAGVPWEIGLAETHQTLKLNDLRSRVKLETDGKLLTGKDVAYACALGAEEFGFATAPLVVLGCVMMRVCHKDTCPVGVATQNKDLRALFKGKAQHVVHFMYFIAEELREILASLGLRTVEELVGRTDLLQRSSHIKPGTKAASVEIERLINIADGPNTKEIAQNHQLDEGFDLNYLYPDAKQSIEAGHAFSGSYTIKNVQRDVGVITGSAIAKQYGEKGLPEDTIYVNTDGHAGQSLAAFAPKGLTIHHNGDANDYVGKGLSGGTVIVQAPNSLRENEIIAGNVCFYGASKGKAFINGKAGERFCIRNSGADVVVEGIGDHGLEYMTGGHVLILGDVGKNFGQGMSGGVSYVFPSDISQFKTQHALNTLEFSEVMYDEEMQFIKKMLESHVKYTHSSKAQDILQHFDDIKNLVVKVIPKDYKLMMQKIDIQLRQHSRKDDAMLAAFNDNSSSVDETLKPAVVY; via the coding sequence ATGTATAATGAGAAGCTAAAAAAGGGATTATACGATTATCGTGAGGAACATGATGCTTGTGGTATTGGTTTTTACGCTAATATGGATAACATTAGATCACACGATGTCATTGAAAAATCATTAGAAATGTTATGTAGATTAGATCATAGAGGTGGTATCAGTGCTGATGGAATGACTGGTGATGGTGCAGGTATCATGACCGAAATTCCCTTTAAATTCTTTGAACAGTTGCATGATTTACCACTACCCAATGAAGGTGAATATGCAGTAGGGCTATTTTTTTCAAAAGAACGTGTGATTGGAAGTAAGCATGAGACGGTGTTGAGTCACTATTTTGAAGGTGAAGGTCTCGGTGTCATAGGTTATCGTGATGTACCAGTTAATAAAGAGGCAGTTGCACAGCATGTAGCGGATACGATGCCTTTTATTCAACAAGTGTTTATCGATATTCGTCACGCTGAAGATATAAATAAACAACTTTATTTAGCTCGAAAGCAAATAGAATATTACGCTGAACAAGAAGGGATAGAATTATATTTTACAAGCTTATCTCACAAAACCATTGTCTATAAAGGATGGCTACGTTCTGATCAAATTAAAGGGCTATATTTAGATTTAACACACGAAGCCTATCAATCGAAACTTGGTCTAGTACATTCAAGATTTAGTACAAATACATTTCCGAGTTGGAAACGTGCACATCCTAATCGACTACTTATGCATAATGGTGAGATTAATACAATTAAAGGTAATGTTAATTGGATGCGTGCACGTCAAAATAAATTAGTACATACACTTTTTGGTGAGGATCAACATAAAATACATCGTATCGTTGATGAAGATGGTAGTGATTCATCAATCGTTGATAATGCATTAGAGTTTTTATCTTTGGCAATGGAACCGGAAAAAGCTGCCATGCTATTAATACCAGAGCCATGGCTCTATAACAAATCGAATAACAAAGATGTACGTTCGTTTTATGAATTTTATAGTTACTTAATGGAGCCATGGGATGGACCTACAATGATTTCATTTTGTAATGGGGATAAGATAGGCGCATTAACAGACCGTAATGGTTTGCGTCCTGGTAGATATACCATCACGAAAGATAATTTCATCGTCTTTTCTTCTGAAGTTGGCGTAATAGATGTTGATGAATCAGAGGTTGCGTTTAAAGGGCAATTAAATCCTGGAAAATTATTATTAGTCGATTTTAAGAAGAATAAAGTTGTTGAAAACAATGAATTGAAATATGAAATTGCTAGTGAACATCCGTATGCAGAGTGGCTAAAAACAGAAAAATATGAAGCGCATATAGATCATGTGAAATACAGTTCAACTGAATATGATGATGAAACATTATTTAAACTACAACGTCAATTTGCGTATACAAAAGAAGAAATGAATAAGTATATCGTTGATTTAGTTTTGCAGAAGAAAGATCCTATTGGTGCTATGGGATATGATGCACCTATTGCAGTATTAAATGATAGACCTGAAAGCTTATTTAATTATTTTAAACAGTTATTTGCTCAAGTTACTAATCCACCTATTGATGCTTACAGAGAAAAAATTGTCACAAGTGAAATGTCTTATTTAGGTGGCGAAGGCAATCTATTGAAACCTGATAAAGCAGTACTTCATCGTGTTCAACTTAAAAAACCAGTATTAACAGAGGCTCAATTAGAAGCTATTGATACTGAGAAGTTTAAAACGACTTATGTTTCAACTATATATCATGATGATTTAGAGACTAGTTTGAAACGATTATCTGATGAAGTGATTCAATATGTGAAAAATGGTTCTGAAATTATCGTATTAGACGATAGTTTGCTAGCGTCAGAATCAGGATTTGCCATGCCAATGTTACTAGCAATGAGCCATGTTCATCAATGTTTGATACGCGAAGGTTTACGTATGGAAACAAGTTTAGTTGCAAAATCTGGTGAGACACGTGAAGTGCATCACGTAGCATGCTTACTAGGTTATGGGGCAAACGCAATCGTGCCATATTTAGCTCAACGAACGGTTGAACAACTCACAAATGATGGCAAATTACATGGTACAGTAACATCGAATGTCGAAACGTATACAAACGTGTTATCAGAAGGTGTTATTAAAGTAATGGCTAAAATGGGAATATCAACAGTTCAAAGTTATCAAGGTGCACAAATATTTGAAGCGGTTGGGATATCACAAACTGTTATTGATAAATATTTTACAGGGACACAATCTAAAATCTCTGGTATTAACATTCAACAAATTGATGAGGAAAATAAAGCAAGACAAGAGTCGCATTCAGATTATTTAGCGTCTGGTAGTACTTTCCAATGGAGACAACAAGGACAGCATCATGCTTATAATCCTAAAACAATTTTCTTATTACAGCATGCTTGTCGTGATAATGACTATGACTTATTCAAACAATATTCCGATACGGTTAATCAACAGCGCCAAGATTTTATTCGTCATTTATTAGAATTTAAGACTTGTAAACCTATTGATATATCAAAAGTTGAGCCTGCTTCTGAAATTGTTAAACGTTTTAACACAGGTGCAATGAGTTATGGATCTATATCAGCTGAAGCACACGAAACATTGGCGCAAGCGATGAACAGTCTAGGAGGTAAAAGTAACAGTGGTGAAGGTGGAGAAGATCCTTTACGCTATCAACCTCAAAAAGACGGTAGTAATAAAATTAGCGCAATTAAACAAGTTGCCTCTGGAAGATTTGGCGTAACGAATGACTACTTACAACATGCAAAGGAAATACAGATTAAAGTAGCACAAGGTGCTAAACCTGGTGAGGGTGGTCAATTACCTGGTTCTAAAGTATATCCGTGGATTGCCGAAACAAGAGGATCTACGCCGGGTATCGGTCTCATTTCACCACCACCGCATCATGATATATATTCTATCGAAGATTTAGCGCAATTGATTCATGATTTGAAAAATGCAAATAAAGAAGCGGATATTGCTGTTAAATTAGTGTCGAAAACAGGTGTGGGAACCATTGCATCAGGGGTAGCAAAAGCGTTTGCAGATAAAATTGTCATCAGTGGCTATGACGGTGGAACAGGTGCTTCGCCTAAAACTAGTATTCAACATGCGGGTGTGCCTTGGGAAATAGGTTTGGCTGAAACACATCAAACTTTGAAATTAAATGATTTACGAAGTCGAGTAAAGTTAGAAACAGATGGTAAATTGCTTACTGGTAAAGATGTAGCGTATGCATGTGCGCTTGGAGCGGAAGAATTTGGATTTGCAACAGCACCTTTAGTGGTTTTGGGATGTGTTATGATGCGTGTTTGTCATAAGGATACATGTCCAGTAGGAGTTGCTACTCAAAACAAAGATTTACGTGCTTTATTTAAAGGAAAAGCACAACATGTTGTACATTTTATGTATTTTATTGCAGAAGAATTACGTGAAATACTTGCATCATTAGGATTGAGAACAGTTGAAGAATTAGTAGGACGAACAGACTTATTACAACGTTCTTCTCATATTAAACCAGGAACAAAAGCAGCATCTGTTGAAATCGAACGATTAATCAACATAGCTGATGGTCCTAATACTAAGGAAATAGCACAGAATCACCAATTAGATGAAGGTTTTGATTTGAATTATCTATATCCAGATGCCAAACAAAGTATAGAGGCAGGTCATGCATTTTCAGGAAGTTATACCATTAAGAACGTTCAACGTGATGTTGGCGTGATTACTGGTAGTGCGATTGCTAAACAATATGGGGAAAAAGGATTACCAGAAGATACGATTTATGTTAATACGGATGGCCATGCTGGTCAAAGTTTGGCTGCTTTTGCGCCAAAAGGATTAACGATACATCATAATGGAGATGCCAATGACTATGTCGGTAAAGGTTTGTCAGGTGGTACAGTCATTGTACAAGCACCTAATTCATTACGTGAAAATGAAATCATAGCAGGAAACGTATGCTTCTATGGTGCATCAAAAGGTAAAGCTTTTATTAATGGTAAAGCCGGAGAACGTTTCTGTATTAGAAATAGTGGTGCCGATGTGGTAGTTGAAGGTATTGGTGATCATGGACTTGAATATATGACAGGCGGCCACGTATTAATACTTGGCGATGTAGGAAAGAACTTCGGTCAAGGTATGAGTGGTGGCGTAAGTTATGTATTTCCAAGTGATATCAGTCAATTTAAGACGCAACATGCACTTAATACTTTGGAATTTAGTGAAGTTATGTATGACGAAGAAATGCAGTTTATTAAGAAAATGCTTGAGAGTCATGTGAAATATACACATAGTTCAAAGGCGCAAGATATATTACAACATTTCGATGACATAAAAAATCTAGTTGTCAAAGTGATACCTAAAGATTATAAATTAATGATGCAAAAAATTGATATTCAATTACGTCAACATAGTAGAAAAGACGATGCTATGTTAGCGGCATTTAATGATAACAGTTCAAGTGTTGATGAGACATTAAAACCAGCAGTAGTTTATTAA
- a CDS encoding LysR family transcriptional regulator: MEIKQLKYFVEVAKREHISEAALELNIAQSAISRQMTQLEKELNVNLFKRQGRNILLTSEGKQLLTEATKILDQLDQTIQLFQHQQTLSNQKIFLSYSESEASHKLGRLIQIFEEQSESQVIPNLSQDNDILDNVLKGEIDIGILELTDEIKQHSDLNMTALFEEHYNLYTNKRDPIALTLQPHLSQLHLQNVFCLTVLPKSIKEKLPSDIRTISDKQLAQYLLKKERGVLITPQNISLDSPSNEWIKIPLSHTEIKRTICVITKKGNHKPDLPVALQTIQVLFNKTSTYH; encoded by the coding sequence ATGGAAATCAAACAACTTAAATATTTTGTAGAAGTAGCTAAACGAGAACATATTTCTGAAGCTGCATTAGAATTAAATATTGCCCAATCAGCCATAAGTCGTCAAATGACTCAGTTAGAAAAAGAATTAAACGTTAACTTATTTAAAAGACAAGGACGAAATATCTTATTAACATCTGAAGGCAAACAACTATTAACGGAAGCCACTAAAATATTGGATCAATTAGATCAAACAATACAATTATTTCAACATCAACAGACATTAAGTAATCAGAAGATATTTTTATCCTATAGTGAAAGTGAAGCTTCCCATAAATTAGGTCGCCTCATTCAAATCTTTGAAGAACAATCAGAAAGTCAAGTTATCCCTAATTTGAGTCAAGACAATGACATTTTGGATAACGTATTAAAAGGAGAAATAGATATAGGGATCCTTGAACTGACTGATGAAATTAAGCAACATTCTGATTTAAATATGACTGCTTTATTCGAAGAACATTATAATTTATATACTAACAAGAGAGACCCTATCGCCTTAACACTGCAACCTCATTTATCTCAATTGCATTTACAAAATGTCTTTTGTCTAACCGTGTTACCAAAATCAATTAAAGAAAAATTACCTTCAGACATACGTACAATATCAGATAAACAATTAGCTCAATACCTTTTAAAAAAAGAAAGAGGTGTTTTGATTACACCTCAAAATATTTCTTTAGATAGTCCTTCAAATGAATGGATTAAAATACCTCTCAGTCACACTGAAATAAAACGTACGATTTGTGTGATTACTAAAAAAGGAAATCATAAACCCGATTTACCTGTTGCTTTACAAACGATACAAGTATTGTTTAATAAAACATCTACGTACCATTAA
- a CDS encoding YibE/F family protein: MQFNTFFKNKFYWVVMAFIIIFLGLFIFTFFNEKCYQMPIGKITDVQRLSTQHVSDDQHNKDIKYKDRLTVRILNGKFEGKSTTITNEFVKSQVDSERFTKNDKVLLHISKNPSDADIIEKKRDGLVVLITGIFFITILIVGRQVGLQSILSLILNSIAVLGAIYIHYQMPNTSLFTLMVIAMIVSTTLTLLLVTGWRMRTLITIVSTLVGTFLCIGIAELVIRFTHGNGIKYETMSFLTLPPKEVFLASVLIGSLGAVMDVAITIASGMNEILQRTPQISMRRWALAGRHIGQDIMGTMTNILLFSYLSGSLPMFLIYLKNANTITYTISMNWSLEVARALIGGIGIVLTIPTTIGLMELWLKMRGENR; the protein is encoded by the coding sequence ATGCAATTCAATACTTTTTTCAAAAATAAATTTTATTGGGTCGTTATGGCATTCATCATCATATTTTTAGGTTTATTTATATTCACTTTCTTTAATGAAAAATGTTATCAAATGCCTATCGGTAAAATAACAGATGTTCAAAGATTGAGCACACAACATGTATCTGACGATCAACATAACAAAGACATCAAATACAAAGACCGACTTACCGTTAGAATATTAAACGGTAAATTTGAAGGTAAATCAACAACAATCACTAACGAGTTTGTTAAATCACAAGTTGATTCAGAACGTTTTACTAAAAACGATAAAGTTTTATTACATATTTCTAAAAATCCGAGCGACGCCGATATCATTGAGAAAAAGCGCGATGGATTAGTCGTTCTTATCACAGGCATTTTCTTCATCACGATATTAATTGTAGGCAGACAAGTAGGTTTACAATCGATACTTTCACTCATCTTGAACTCAATCGCAGTTTTAGGTGCGATTTATATTCATTATCAAATGCCAAATACGAGTTTATTCACATTGATGGTTATAGCAATGATTGTTTCAACAACATTGACTCTATTACTAGTTACAGGCTGGCGAATGCGAACACTGATTACCATTGTTTCTACACTTGTAGGTACGTTTCTTTGTATAGGTATCGCTGAGTTAGTTATACGATTCACTCATGGCAATGGTATTAAATATGAAACAATGAGTTTTTTAACCTTACCACCGAAAGAGGTCTTTTTAGCTTCAGTATTAATTGGTTCACTTGGAGCTGTTATGGACGTTGCAATCACTATTGCTAGTGGGATGAATGAGATATTGCAACGAACACCTCAAATTAGTATGAGGAGATGGGCCCTAGCAGGTAGACATATTGGCCAAGATATTATGGGGACGATGACAAACATTTTATTATTCTCTTATTTATCTGGTAGTTTACCTATGTTTCTCATATATTTAAAAAATGCCAATACCATTACATATACCATTTCTATGAATTGGTCATTAGAAGTTGCTCGTGCATTGATAGGGGGTATTGGGATTGTTTTAACCATCCCAACCACTATCGGTTTAATGGAATTATGGCTTAAAATGCGAGGTGAAAATCGATGA